The Falco peregrinus isolate bFalPer1 chromosome 1, bFalPer1.pri, whole genome shotgun sequence genome has a window encoding:
- the SWI5 gene encoding DNA repair protein SWI5 homolog yields the protein MAGLYRPGLVAGPGSSAFSAPALPAARVTPGCPACPTQSSPAASRRRLFPGADGTVGPVAGRLHFPACPAARPRLPLPAGPARTRPARREAAALAERVPSSAGPARPPAPPRPGPRRFPPPASCQPNGTSQEALQYEIKELKQKDLALDQETAQLLSEGYSLEELEQHISLLHEYNDIKDAGQTLLGKLAVIRGVTTKQLYPEYDLELSD from the exons ATGGCCGGGCTCTACCGGCCGGGGCTCGTGGCCGGGCCCGGAAGCTcagctttttctgca CCCGCACTGCCCGCTGCTCGGGTGACACCTGGCTGCCCGGCGTGCCCCACCCAGAGCTCACCTGCAGCTTCCCGGAGACGTTTGTTCCCCGGCGCTGACGGCACAGTGGGCCCTGTCGCTGGGAGACTCCACTTCCCAGCGTGCCCCGCGGCGCGCCCGCGCCTGCCGctcccggccggccccgcgcgcacccggccggcccggcgggaggcggcAGCCCTGGCCGAGCGGGTCCCGTCGAGCGCGGGTCCAGCgaggccgcccgccccgccgcggcccgggcccAGGAG ATTCCCCCCTCCCGCGTCCTGCCAACCTAATGGAACCAGCCAAGAAGCCCTGCAGTATGAAATCAAAGAGCTGAAACAGAAAGACCTTGCTCTAGACCAGGAAACTGCACAATTATTGTCTGA AGGCTACAGCCTGGAGGAATTGGAGCAGCACATTTCTCTGCTCCATGAGTACAATGATATTAAAGATGCTGGACAGACGCTGCTGGGCAAACTGG ctgttatCCGAGGGGTTACTACAAAGCAGCTCTACCCTGAATACGATCTGGAGCTTAGCGACTAG